From Nicotiana tabacum cultivar K326 chromosome 22, ASM71507v2, whole genome shotgun sequence, one genomic window encodes:
- the LOC107787103 gene encoding uncharacterized protein LOC107787103, which yields MDETTSKSEGKESEYEFTELITLRKIELSDVDDFMEWATDEKVSHFCIWDTYTSKDQVLDYIKNSAIPHPWLKVICIRNKAIGAISMTPNSGFDSCRAELGYVLAYKYWGKGIVTRAVKMVATTIFSEWSNLERIEALVDIDNKGLQRVLEKVGFL from the coding sequence ATGGATGAAACAACTAGCAAATCAGAAGGAAAAGAAAGCGAATATGAATTCACTGAACTGATCACTCTCAGGAAAATTGAACTGTCAGATGTGGATGATTTCATGGAGTGGGCAACAGATGAAAAAGTCAGCCATTTTTGCATCTGGGATACTTACACTTCCAAAGATCAAGTTTTGGATTATATCAAGAATAGTGCTATTCCCCATCCATGGTTGAAAGTTATCTGCATAAGAaacaaggcaattggggcaatatCTATGACACCAAATTCTGGTTTTGATAGTTGTAGAGCTGAACTTGGATATGTCTTGGCTTACAAGTATTGGGGTAAAGGGATTGTCACAAGAGCAGTGAAAATGGTGGCAACTACCATATTTTCAGAGTGGTCAAATCTGGAGAGGATTGAGGCGTTGGTGGATATAGACAATAAAGGATTACAAAGAGTGCTGGAAAAAGTTGGGTTCTTGTGA